The following are from one region of the Flavimobilis soli genome:
- a CDS encoding ATP-dependent DNA helicase produces MTPYTPDSAHPTTGVQDAASTPGRATAVDTPATQLATPAAHAPTRRLVPATEIAELLGQHRPTDEQLAVIEAPLEPVLVVAGAGSGKTETMSARVVYLIVNGLVEPDEVLGLTFTRKAAGELGERIRRRLRTLAARMRDAGQPALLGDLGDDTPDAALLASMRRPTVSTYNSYAAGLVKEHGLRLGIEPGARLLGEASQWQLAQDVVERWTGDLGTDAALSTVVEAVRTLSGALSEHLLSTDEARDRMTTIIRTLLATPDAKGKKGPYASTAKLLELMTHRVQLLDLVDEYRRRKRETDSLDFADQVELGARLAEAHEEVRVAERARYRVVLLDEYQDTSYAQARMLGALFGDGHAVTAVGDPNQSIYGWRGASASGLSRFAEQFSDLGRVHHLALSTSWRNDQAILDVANAVAAPLRDVAPERVAGAPASPAPAREDAAVIELHARPGAGPGEVTSAYTATEDEEAAVVAEFVARWWRPRRSRDGATTAAVLCRSRKQFTAIEVALRSRGIPVEVVGLGGLLEAPEVVDVVALLQVVHDPSRGDSLMRLLTGPWLALGAADLFAVADRVRELSRRHAQAAARAAESWRQADEPTATAERESDEDRTGLADPDEVPSVVTEADVVDSHSIVDVLDELPAPGWRSPGGRSLTPDGHARLARLATLLARLRASTYLSVPEIVVEAERALGLDIEAGLLDGPHAARARANLDAFRDLAISFVDGADVPTLGAFLSWLDVAATNERIDTAIAEPDPDAVQIVTIHAAKGLEWDIVAVPGLVDGGLPGTACTGPQGPTDSAWLTGLGTLPYPLRGDARDLPRFAYEDAEHHKDLDNLQKVFKQDAGEHQVTEERRLAYVAFTRARSRLLLTGSWFRGERSSATPPSPFLTELADGGLVDPSAWTDPPEGANPALEREVTATWPATNGVDPVLAAAAARVRAAKGGPAAPSGGMPGASPGEENHAAPAGRPDHDIRRPGAPEVNLTGARDRTEATTAGATTVPAASDDPVPLSELAEILLAERDARRKPVTDVEIPAHVSASAMVRLAASREEYALSLRRPVPSEPSVHARRGTTFHAWVEQFYSSPVLMDLDDLTDADDTEPDADLEKLRQTFLATPWASLDPIAVEVDIETPLAGVMTRSRIDAVFPDPRPGSKPGQVVVVDWKTGREPTDPAAVRAREVQLAVYRLAWSRWTGTPLEHVDAAFCYLGDGVTRHPQRLLDVDELEALLRG; encoded by the coding sequence ATGACGCCGTACACCCCTGACTCCGCGCACCCCACGACCGGCGTCCAGGACGCCGCGTCGACGCCGGGCCGCGCCACGGCCGTCGACACCCCCGCGACGCAGCTCGCCACTCCCGCCGCCCACGCCCCGACGCGCAGGCTCGTCCCCGCGACCGAGATCGCCGAGCTGCTCGGGCAGCACCGCCCGACCGACGAGCAGCTCGCCGTCATCGAGGCACCGCTCGAGCCCGTGCTCGTCGTCGCAGGTGCCGGCTCCGGGAAGACCGAGACGATGTCCGCGCGCGTCGTCTACCTGATCGTCAACGGCCTCGTCGAGCCCGACGAGGTCCTCGGGCTCACCTTCACGCGCAAGGCTGCGGGCGAGCTGGGGGAGCGCATCCGCCGCAGGCTGCGCACGCTCGCCGCACGCATGCGCGACGCCGGTCAGCCGGCGCTGCTCGGCGACCTCGGCGACGACACGCCCGACGCCGCGCTGCTCGCGTCGATGCGCCGTCCGACCGTCTCGACCTACAACTCGTACGCTGCGGGTCTCGTCAAGGAGCACGGGCTCCGGCTCGGCATCGAGCCTGGCGCCCGGCTCCTCGGTGAGGCGAGCCAGTGGCAGCTCGCCCAGGACGTCGTCGAGCGGTGGACAGGCGACCTCGGCACCGATGCGGCCCTCAGCACCGTGGTCGAGGCCGTCCGCACCCTGTCCGGCGCGCTCAGCGAGCACCTGCTCAGCACCGACGAGGCGCGCGACCGCATGACCACGATCATCCGCACGCTGCTCGCCACCCCCGACGCCAAGGGCAAGAAGGGGCCGTACGCCTCGACGGCGAAGCTCCTCGAGCTCATGACGCACCGCGTCCAGCTGCTCGACCTCGTCGACGAGTACCGCAGGCGCAAGCGGGAGACCGACTCGCTCGACTTCGCCGACCAGGTCGAGCTCGGCGCGCGCCTCGCCGAGGCGCACGAGGAAGTGCGCGTCGCCGAGCGGGCTCGCTACCGCGTCGTCCTCCTCGACGAGTACCAGGACACGTCCTACGCGCAGGCCAGGATGCTCGGCGCCCTGTTCGGCGACGGGCACGCCGTGACCGCGGTAGGCGACCCGAACCAGTCGATCTACGGGTGGCGCGGCGCGAGCGCCTCCGGCCTCTCCCGCTTCGCCGAGCAGTTCTCCGACCTCGGCCGCGTCCACCACCTCGCCCTGAGCACGTCCTGGCGCAACGACCAGGCGATCCTCGACGTCGCCAACGCCGTCGCTGCGCCCCTGCGTGACGTCGCCCCCGAGCGTGTCGCCGGGGCCCCCGCAAGCCCCGCGCCAGCACGCGAGGACGCCGCGGTCATCGAGCTGCACGCCCGCCCCGGGGCAGGCCCCGGCGAGGTCACCTCGGCCTACACCGCGACTGAGGACGAGGAAGCGGCCGTCGTCGCCGAGTTCGTCGCGAGGTGGTGGCGTCCGCGCAGGTCCCGTGACGGCGCGACGACCGCCGCCGTCCTGTGCCGCAGCCGCAAGCAGTTCACGGCCATCGAGGTGGCGCTGCGGTCGCGCGGCATCCCCGTCGAGGTCGTCGGCCTCGGCGGCCTCCTCGAGGCGCCCGAGGTGGTCGACGTCGTCGCGCTGCTCCAGGTCGTCCACGACCCGTCCCGCGGCGACTCCCTCATGCGCCTGCTCACCGGACCATGGCTCGCGCTCGGTGCCGCCGACCTGTTCGCCGTCGCCGACCGTGTCCGCGAGCTCTCCCGGAGGCACGCGCAGGCCGCAGCACGAGCAGCAGAGAGCTGGCGACAGGCAGACGAGCCCACCGCCACGGCGGAGCGGGAGAGCGACGAGGACCGCACCGGCCTCGCAGACCCCGACGAGGTGCCGAGCGTCGTCACGGAGGCCGACGTCGTCGACTCGCACTCGATCGTCGACGTCCTCGACGAGCTCCCAGCGCCAGGGTGGCGCAGCCCCGGCGGCAGGTCGCTCACGCCCGACGGGCACGCCCGCCTCGCCCGCCTCGCGACGCTCCTCGCACGGCTGCGCGCGAGCACCTACCTGTCGGTCCCCGAGATCGTCGTCGAGGCGGAACGAGCCCTCGGGCTCGACATCGAGGCCGGTCTTCTCGACGGGCCCCACGCGGCCCGCGCCCGCGCCAACCTCGACGCGTTCCGCGACCTCGCCATCTCCTTCGTCGACGGGGCGGACGTGCCCACGCTCGGTGCGTTCCTCTCATGGCTCGACGTCGCCGCCACGAACGAGCGCATCGACACCGCGATCGCCGAGCCAGACCCGGACGCCGTCCAGATCGTCACCATCCACGCGGCCAAGGGCCTCGAGTGGGACATCGTCGCGGTCCCCGGTCTCGTCGACGGCGGACTGCCCGGCACCGCGTGCACCGGCCCGCAAGGGCCCACCGACTCCGCGTGGCTCACCGGGCTCGGCACGCTCCCGTACCCCCTGCGCGGCGACGCCCGCGACCTGCCGCGCTTCGCATACGAGGACGCCGAACACCACAAGGACCTCGACAACCTTCAGAAGGTGTTCAAGCAGGATGCAGGCGAGCACCAGGTCACCGAGGAACGCCGCCTCGCCTATGTCGCCTTCACGCGCGCCCGCTCCCGTCTCCTCCTGACCGGCTCGTGGTTCCGCGGCGAGCGCAGCAGCGCCACACCGCCGTCACCGTTCCTCACCGAGCTGGCCGACGGCGGCCTCGTCGACCCGTCCGCCTGGACCGACCCGCCGGAAGGTGCCAACCCCGCGCTCGAGCGCGAGGTCACCGCCACCTGGCCCGCCACCAACGGCGTCGACCCCGTGCTCGCCGCGGCAGCGGCGCGCGTCCGCGCAGCGAAGGGTGGCCCTGCGGCACCGAGCGGGGGCATGCCTGGAGCCTCGCCCGGGGAGGAGAACCATGCCGCCCCCGCCGGGCGCCCCGACCACGACATCCGGCGTCCGGGAGCACCCGAGGTCAACCTGACCGGGGCCAGGGACCGCACCGAGGCGACCACCGCGGGCGCCACGACGGTCCCTGCGGCCTCCGACGACCCGGTCCCGCTCTCCGAGCTCGCCGAGATCCTCCTCGCCGAGCGCGACGCGCGCCGCAAGCCCGTCACCGACGTCGAGATCCCCGCCCACGTCTCCGCGTCCGCGATGGTCCGCCTCGCCGCGAGCCGCGAGGAGTACGCGCTCTCCCTGCGCCGGCCCGTGCCGAGCGAGCCGTCCGTGCACGCCCGCCGTGGCACGACGTTCCACGCGTGGGTCGAGCAGTTCTACTCGTCGCCCGTCCTCATGGACCTCGACGACCTGACCGACGCCGACGACACCGAGCCGGACGCCGACCTCGAGAAGCTTCGCCAGACGTTCCTCGCCACCCCGTGGGCGTCGCTCGACCCGATCGCCGTCGAGGTCGACATCGAGACGCCCCTCGCAGGTGTCATGACGCGCTCCCGGATCGACGCCGTCTTCCCCGACCCGCGGCCCGGGAGCAAGCCCGGCCAGGTCGTCGTGGTCGACTGGAAGACGGGCCGCGAACCCACCGACCCCGCAGCCGTCCGCGCGCGCGAGGTCCAGCTCGCCGTCTACCGGCTCGCCTGGTCCCGCTGGACCGGCACGCCCCTCGAGCACGTCGACGCCGCCTTCTGCTACCTCGGCGACGGCGTCACCCGGCACCCCCAGCGGCTCCTCGACGTCGACGAGCTCGAAGCCCTCCTGCGCGGCTGA
- a CDS encoding phosphotransferase, which produces MHRSALTLAALSTAAVPGMDVVDARLLDSDGSNDVAVVIDSSRRHWIVRAPRDAAAGASLEAEMELLRGLSDRVDAGDLPFAVPTPAGFATLPEGGRAVVHPEVPGVPLQAERLQPGPGLARSVGRAIAALHELPTSLVEDAGLPSYSAEEYRQRRLSEVDEAARTGRVPARLLRRWEESLENVALWRFRPVITHGDLNGDHVLVAQQSVNGIVDWSECQVADPADDLSWLLVAASPEAVESILEAYQLARTESADAHLVDRALLAGELALARWLLHGVRTERKDIVDDAVEMLLDLDEAVHEGAEDAAGEDEPAEAPADGTPREDASPRDED; this is translated from the coding sequence GTGCATCGCTCCGCCCTGACCCTGGCCGCCCTGTCGACCGCCGCCGTGCCCGGCATGGACGTGGTCGACGCTCGCCTGCTCGACTCGGACGGGTCGAACGACGTCGCCGTCGTGATCGACTCGTCGCGCCGGCACTGGATCGTCCGCGCACCGCGCGACGCCGCGGCCGGTGCGAGCCTCGAGGCCGAGATGGAGCTGCTGCGCGGCCTCTCCGACCGTGTCGACGCAGGCGACCTGCCGTTCGCCGTCCCGACCCCTGCGGGCTTCGCGACGCTCCCCGAGGGCGGGCGCGCCGTCGTGCACCCTGAGGTTCCTGGCGTCCCGCTGCAGGCCGAGAGGCTGCAGCCGGGCCCGGGCCTGGCACGGTCGGTCGGGCGCGCGATCGCGGCGCTGCACGAGCTGCCGACGTCGCTCGTCGAGGACGCCGGCCTGCCGAGCTATTCGGCCGAGGAGTACCGCCAGCGGCGGCTCTCGGAGGTCGACGAGGCGGCGCGGACGGGCCGGGTGCCTGCTCGCCTGCTGCGGCGCTGGGAGGAGTCGCTCGAGAACGTCGCGCTGTGGCGCTTCCGGCCGGTGATCACGCACGGCGACCTCAACGGGGACCACGTGCTCGTGGCGCAGCAGTCGGTCAACGGCATCGTGGACTGGTCGGAGTGCCAGGTGGCGGACCCGGCCGACGACCTGTCGTGGCTGCTGGTCGCGGCGTCGCCGGAGGCGGTCGAGTCGATCCTCGAGGCGTACCAGCTCGCGCGGACCGAGTCGGCCGACGCGCACCTGGTGGACCGCGCGCTGCTCGCGGGCGAGCTCGCCCTGGCGAGGTGGCTGCTGCACGGCGTGCGCACGGAGCGCAAGGACATCGTGGACGACGCCGTCGAGATGCTGCTGGACCTCGACGAGGCCGTGCACGAGGGCGCCGAGGACGCGGCCGGCGAGGATGAGCCGGCTGAGGCGCCCGCGGACGGGACGCCGCGCGAGGACGCCTCGCCGCGCGACGAGGACTGA
- a CDS encoding mycoredoxin, with protein sequence MYSTTWCGYCQRLKKQLTSEGIGYTEVDIEQDASVIPFIEQVNDGNWVVPTVVFPDGSSATNPSLAQVKERIGA encoded by the coding sequence ATGTACTCGACCACGTGGTGCGGCTACTGCCAGCGCCTGAAGAAGCAGCTGACGAGCGAGGGCATCGGCTACACGGAGGTCGACATCGAGCAGGACGCGAGCGTCATCCCGTTCATCGAACAGGTCAACGACGGCAACTGGGTCGTGCCGACCGTCGTCTTCCCGGACGGGTCGTCCGCGACGAACCCCTCGCTCGCGCAGGTCAAGGAGCGCATCGGCGCCTGA
- the nudC gene encoding NAD(+) diphosphatase encodes MNPEPVTDWAQLPLSRTTVDRAAELRDDVELVERLLTASSTRVVLVRGASLAVRDAHGSSVPGALVLDLVPGAEVVAVLATTQSELTAPHAPGWLFLGTDDDGAYLALVLPAEADEDVDISGVVPARAEDILGRGRRFENLRDAGHLLDARDAGLATTAVGVAAWHVRALRCEHCGEATRPARNGWSRVCTSDGREVFPRTDPAVIMAVVDDAERLLLGHAAHWPEGRFSTLAGFVEAGESVEAAVRREVREETTVVIGDVVYRSSQPWPFPRSLMLGFRAHAVTTDVVVDGVEVTDARWFTRDGLAADLAAGRVLLPMRSSIARGLIEEWYGGPLADRTG; translated from the coding sequence ATGAACCCCGAACCGGTGACCGACTGGGCCCAGCTCCCGCTGTCCCGCACGACGGTCGACCGCGCGGCCGAGCTGCGCGACGACGTCGAGCTCGTCGAGCGGCTCCTCACCGCGTCGTCGACGCGCGTCGTCCTCGTGCGCGGCGCGTCGCTCGCCGTGCGAGACGCGCACGGATCCTCCGTGCCGGGCGCGCTCGTGCTCGACCTCGTCCCGGGGGCCGAGGTCGTCGCGGTGCTCGCCACGACGCAGTCCGAGCTCACGGCACCCCACGCGCCGGGCTGGCTCTTCCTCGGCACGGACGACGACGGCGCGTACCTCGCGCTCGTCCTGCCCGCCGAGGCGGACGAGGACGTCGACATCTCCGGCGTCGTGCCGGCGCGGGCCGAGGACATCCTCGGACGCGGCCGACGCTTCGAGAACCTGCGCGACGCCGGGCACCTCCTCGACGCGCGAGACGCCGGTCTCGCGACGACGGCGGTCGGCGTCGCGGCATGGCACGTCCGCGCGCTGCGCTGCGAGCACTGCGGCGAGGCGACGCGGCCCGCCCGCAACGGCTGGTCGCGCGTGTGCACGTCGGACGGCCGCGAGGTCTTCCCGCGCACCGACCCGGCGGTGATCATGGCGGTCGTCGACGACGCCGAGCGGCTCCTGCTGGGGCACGCCGCGCACTGGCCCGAGGGCCGGTTCTCGACGCTCGCCGGCTTCGTCGAGGCGGGCGAGTCCGTCGAGGCGGCGGTGCGCCGCGAGGTGCGGGAGGAGACGACCGTCGTGATCGGCGACGTCGTCTACCGCTCGTCGCAGCCGTGGCCGTTCCCGCGGTCCCTCATGCTCGGCTTCCGCGCGCACGCCGTGACGACCGACGTCGTCGTCGACGGCGTCGAGGTGACCGACGCGCGCTGGTTCACGCGTGACGGCCTCGCCGCGGACCTCGCGGCCGGGCGCGTGCTGCTGCCGATGCGGTCGTCGATCGCGCGCGGACTCATCGAGGAGTGGTACGGCGGCCCCCTCGCCGACCGCACCGGGTGA
- a CDS encoding WhiB family transcriptional regulator: MLLDTSTQRDTAVVVAPLPHTTTTRLGVPAPATTQDDRAEFDRLMGSMLPCRVEDPELWFAEKTVQVEQAKALCRTCPLVDACLAGAIDRQEPWGVWGGEVFVDGRVVAVKRGRGRPRKVQPSLA, translated from the coding sequence ATGCTGCTCGACACCAGCACCCAGCGCGACACCGCTGTCGTCGTCGCCCCCCTGCCCCATACCACCACGACCCGCCTCGGCGTGCCGGCCCCTGCCACGACGCAGGACGACCGGGCCGAGTTCGACCGCCTCATGGGCTCGATGCTGCCCTGCCGCGTCGAGGACCCCGAGCTCTGGTTCGCCGAGAAGACCGTCCAGGTCGAGCAGGCCAAGGCGCTGTGCCGCACCTGCCCGCTCGTCGACGCCTGCCTCGCCGGCGCGATCGACCGTCAGGAGCCGTGGGGCGTCTGGGGCGGTGAGGTCTTCGTCGACGGCCGAGTCGTCGCCGTCAAGCGCGGCCGCGGACGGCCCCGCAAGGTTCAGCCGAGCCTCGCGTGA
- a CDS encoding ATP-dependent helicase, with translation MSADEILEALDPDQRAVATALTGPVCVLAGAGTGKTRAITHRIAYGVRTGVYQPTSVLAVTFTARAAGEMRTRLRDLGVAGVQARTFHAAALKQLSYFWPRIVGGAPPRILEHKAPAVGQAAAALGMTVDRVAVRDLSSEIEWAKVSMIPADDYPRAVAALHREPPAGFDAHAVARLMRAYEEAKTARGVIDFEDVLLYVGDMIHSNPPVADEIRRQYRRFVVDEYQDVSPLQQFVLDQWLGDRDELCVVGDPSQTIYSFTGATPHHLLTFRKTYPKAVEVRLVRDYRSTPQVVSLANALLADRAGRGFAGLELKAQRPSGPPVTFTVYDDDEAEAAQVAAAVGRLVKSGTPAGEIAVLYRTNAQSELYEQALADAGIPYLVRGGERFFQRREVREGIVLLRGAARAVDPGQTLPEIVRDVLSNAGWAPEAPAARGAVRERWESMQALVALADDLYASTKAGLPELIAELDERAAAQHAPAVQGVTLASLHAAKGLEWDAVFLVGLSEGLMPISLAETPDAIAEEKRLLYVGITRAREHLRLSWARSRNPGGRGSRRRSRFLDRLWPAAQPSLPGRRPADGASVRLTGEYDQELFEALRDWRDSVAVAIDRPKFTVLSDQMLAEIAEVRPADERALVRVKGVGPTKINQYGAAILGIVAAASRG, from the coding sequence ATGTCTGCCGACGAGATCCTCGAAGCGCTCGACCCCGACCAGCGGGCCGTCGCGACCGCACTCACCGGTCCCGTGTGCGTCCTCGCGGGCGCCGGGACGGGAAAGACCAGGGCGATCACGCACCGCATCGCCTACGGCGTGCGCACAGGCGTGTACCAGCCGACGAGCGTCCTGGCCGTGACGTTCACCGCCCGCGCGGCAGGCGAGATGCGCACGCGTCTGCGTGACCTGGGCGTCGCGGGCGTGCAGGCGCGCACGTTCCACGCGGCCGCGCTCAAGCAGCTCAGCTACTTCTGGCCCCGCATCGTCGGCGGAGCGCCGCCGCGCATCCTCGAGCACAAGGCGCCCGCGGTCGGCCAGGCCGCCGCAGCGCTCGGCATGACGGTCGATCGCGTCGCGGTCCGCGACCTGTCCTCGGAGATCGAGTGGGCCAAGGTCTCGATGATCCCGGCGGACGACTACCCCCGGGCCGTCGCCGCGCTGCACCGCGAACCGCCCGCGGGCTTCGACGCGCACGCCGTCGCACGCCTCATGCGCGCGTACGAGGAGGCCAAGACGGCGCGCGGCGTCATCGACTTCGAGGACGTGCTGCTCTACGTCGGCGACATGATCCACTCGAACCCGCCCGTCGCCGACGAGATCCGACGGCAGTACCGCCGCTTCGTCGTCGACGAGTACCAGGACGTCTCCCCGCTGCAGCAGTTCGTTCTCGACCAGTGGCTCGGTGACCGCGACGAGCTGTGCGTCGTCGGCGACCCGAGCCAGACGATCTACTCGTTCACGGGGGCGACCCCGCACCACCTCCTGACCTTCCGCAAGACGTACCCGAAGGCCGTCGAGGTGCGCCTCGTGCGTGACTACCGCTCGACGCCGCAGGTCGTCTCGCTCGCGAACGCGCTGCTCGCGGACCGCGCCGGGCGCGGCTTCGCGGGCCTCGAGCTCAAGGCGCAGCGCCCGTCCGGCCCCCCGGTGACGTTCACCGTGTACGACGACGACGAGGCCGAGGCGGCACAGGTCGCCGCTGCCGTGGGGCGGCTCGTGAAGTCGGGCACGCCCGCCGGCGAGATCGCCGTGCTCTACCGCACCAACGCGCAGTCGGAGCTGTACGAGCAGGCGCTCGCGGACGCGGGCATCCCGTACCTCGTGCGCGGCGGCGAGCGCTTCTTCCAGCGCCGCGAGGTCCGCGAGGGCATCGTGCTGCTGCGTGGTGCGGCGCGTGCTGTCGACCCGGGGCAGACGCTCCCGGAGATCGTCCGCGACGTGCTCTCGAACGCCGGCTGGGCGCCCGAGGCGCCGGCCGCGCGCGGTGCCGTCCGCGAGAGGTGGGAGTCGATGCAGGCGCTCGTCGCGCTCGCCGACGACCTGTACGCGAGCACGAAGGCTGGCCTGCCGGAGCTCATCGCAGAGCTCGACGAACGCGCCGCCGCGCAGCACGCTCCCGCTGTCCAGGGCGTGACGCTCGCGTCGTTGCACGCGGCGAAGGGCCTCGAGTGGGATGCCGTCTTCCTCGTGGGTCTGAGCGAGGGCCTCATGCCGATCTCGCTCGCGGAGACGCCTGATGCGATCGCCGAGGAGAAGCGTCTTCTCTACGTCGGCATCACGCGCGCCCGGGAGCACCTGCGCCTGTCCTGGGCGCGCTCGCGCAACCCGGGCGGTCGCGGGAGCCGGCGGCGCTCGCGGTTCCTCGACCGCCTGTGGCCCGCCGCCCAGCCGTCCCTGCCCGGCCGCAGGCCCGCCGACGGTGCGTCCGTCCGGCTGACGGGGGAGTACGACCAGGAGCTGTTCGAGGCGCTGCGTGACTGGCGCGACAGCGTCGCTGTCGCGATCGACCGGCCCAAGTTCACCGTCCTGTCCGACCAGATGCTCGCCGAGATCGCCGAGGTCCGACCTGCCGACGAGCGGGCGCTCGTCCGCGTCAAGGGCGTCGGCCCGACGAAGATCAACCAGTACGGCGCGGCGATCCTCGGCATCGTCGCGGCCGCGTCACGAGGCTGA